Within Limisalsivibrio acetivorans, the genomic segment TTCGCCGTGGAGGTTGCCTCCATAAATGGCTATCAGATGGGGATTATCCAGTCTGTCAGAGAGGTTCCCGGGTTCCTTGCCCTGCTTGTTATCTTCGTTATCCGCCTTATTCCAGAGCATCGTATCGCATCGCTTTCGGTAATCCTGTCCGGTCTCGGCGTGTTGCTGACAGGGTTTCTCCCCAGCTTTTACGGCCTTATAATTACCACGCTTATAATGTCCTTCGGCTTCCATTACTACGAGACCATCAACCAGTCGCTTACCCTGCAGTATTTCAATAAGGCTCAGGCTCCGCTTGTTTTCGGAAGGCTTAAGGGTATTGCAGCCGGAACGAGCATACTTGTGGGGCTCGCCGTCATGGGCCTGCTTAAGGTATTTGAGTATCGTGAGATATTCCTTATCCTCGGTGTACCCATAGTTCTCATAGGCTTCGGCACACTTTTTTTCGACCCCACAAACAAGGATATGCCGATTCAACATAAAAAGATGATATTCCGTAAGCGTTACTGGCTGTTTTACCTGCTGACATTCCTTGCCGGAGCCAGAAGGCAGATATTTGTAGCCTTTGCAGTATTCCTTATGGTCATAAAGTTTGAGTTCTCCGCCTTTGAGATAACAGCTCTCTTCGTGCTCAACAACGCCGTAAACTATTTCGCTAACCCGCTTATAGGAAGGGCGATAAACCGTTTCGGTGAAAGGAAGGTTCTCAGTGTTGAGTATTTCAGCCTGATATGGATCTTCTGCGCCTATGCCTTCACAGACAGCAAGATGGTAGTGGCGGTTATGTATATACTTGATCATATATTCTTCAATTTCCATATAGCCATCAGAACGTTCTTCCATAAGATAGGGGATAGCAGGGATATCGCACCGAGCATGGCCGTTGGTTTTACTATAAACCACATCGCCGCCGTGGTCATACCTGTTCTGGGCGGTGCGCTCTGGATGCTGGATTACAGGATTCCGTTTATATCAGCTGTGGTTCTTTCTGTGGCCTCTTTGGTGTTTACACAGTTTATCGACAGAGAGATTACGGTTAATAGCACGGATGAATAGTTGGTAAATGCGCATATGAACAAATATGCAACATGTTTTGTAATGTACGATCCACATATGCTGTGATTGAAGGTTTAATGATTATCTTATCTCGGCAAATATGCGGTACTACTGCAAGCCGATCCCATAATTGATTCGATTAGATTCGTTTGGCACAGTATTGAATGCCTGGAGGTAACTATTTGCGGGAAAGCTTATCTCGGCAATTATGCAGTGCTACTAAAAGCTGGTCACCTGTTCAGCCCTTCTGTCGACCTTAATGGAATACAGTGTAACAGAACACTATTCCGACGGCTCATTTGTGCTCGATAAAACTATTGATCACATGAACAGACTTTCTTATCTCAGGCACAAGCTGTGGTGTAACAAGCTTGTAAATGTTCGTGTTCAGTCTGAGTAGCTGTAGATATTCTGTCCGTACTGCGTATGTGTTCTCCGGTTCAGAGCCGAAGCCCAGCAAGTTGGCAAGTGTATCTGAGACGGCAGTCAGAGCGGCCTTCTGCCTTGCGGGGTATGGAATCTTTTCTGGAGGAGCGGCGAGGGGATGGTGATGGTACAGAACACCTTTGGCGGCTGATTCGGGTACCTTCCATTTCTGGCATACCAGATAGCCGAGCACAGCATGGTTTATACCATAGACATTCTCCTCGTTTATCAGCACAGGGGCATCGTGGTCCCATTTGCCCCTTTGGGGGAGGAGGTGCAGGTAATGTCTGCCGAGATCGTGGATCATTGCGGCTGTGGTCATATCGTCGGAACGTTCGGAGATATAGTTCTCTGTGATATATTTGGCGCATGCGTTTACGGCCATGGTGTGAACCCACAGCCTTTCACCGAGCCCTATCTCCTCTTTGCTAGGCATAATCTCGCCGATGAGATCTCTCACTACAAGATTCTTCACGTTGTTATAACCGAGAAGGAGTATCGCTCTGTGCAGAGAGGTTACTTCGTTCTTTATATTGAAGTATGAGGAGTTTGCTATGGCGAGTATCTTTGCGCTCAATACGGCATCGGTGGAGGCTACCTTCGTTATGCTCTCTGCACTGGACATCTGATCTCCGAGCAGTTCGATGAGCTTTGTGCTCACATTCATAGATATTGTGGTGGACCCGAGGAGAGTGTCTATATTCGCCATAACGTCGGGGGATACATCGTTGTGGTCCATGGGGGTGTGCCCCTCGGGCCAGGTTCGCAATGGTGTATTCTTGATACGTTCGGAAACATCCGCAGGGAGTTTCTGCTCCCTCTGAATCTCAGCAGGTTTATCGTCTGTGGCATTATTTGTTTGCGGAGACTCTTCCCTTTTCTGGGGTATAAGGTAGAATATGACAGCGGCACCTGCGGCAAGGGCAAGAATCGTTAAAAATACGCCCATAAATAAAACTCCTGACTGGTTTGTTTTTCATAAATATATACTCTGAACGTTTCTATGGAAAGGCTAAGTTCGATTATTCTTGAAGAGACTGTGGATAAGGTATATTCTCGTATACTGAAAATAAAATAAAACGAGGTGGCAATAAATATGGCAATGGGTAGAACATCGAATCCTATGCTTACCGAAGAGGCCTTCAAGAAGGCCGCAGCAGCAAGGGGAGGAGCCGGAGCACAGCAGGCTTCCGGCGAAGGGGTTAGCACCCCTAGAAGCAGGACCTCAGAAGATAAAATGAGCCTGCAGGGAACAGTAAACAAGTGCTTTATACTTGTGGCAATCGTCCTTATAGCGGGATATTTCCCCTGGACAACCTTCAGTCCTGAGAATGCGGCAGCTGTACAGGGTTATGTAATGATTGGGCTCATCGGCGGCCTGATTACGGCTCTTGTAACCGTGTTCAAGCAGAACATAGCGCATATAACCGCTCCGCTCTATGCGATGTTTGAAGGTTTTCTCCTTGGCGGTGTATCAGCAATATTCGAGGCACAGTACCCCGGCATAGTTATTCAGGCGGCTTTTCTCACCGTGGCTGTTCTGGTGGCGCTTCTGCTTGCATATAGCTCAGGGCTCATCAAGGCTACGGAGAACTTCAAGCTCGGGATATTCGCCGCAACGGGTGGCATCGCAATCCTGTACCTCGTTAACCTTGTTATGGGATTCTTCGGCGGCGGAATGAACTTCATCCACGCCGCAACGCCCATGGGCATCGGTTTCTCTGTGGTGGTAGTTATCATTGCGGCACTGAACCTCGTTCTGGATTTCGATTTCATCGAAACCGGCGTTGAGATGGGCGCACCCAAGCATATGGAATGGTATGCGGCCTTCGGCCTTCTGGTTACCCTTGTATGGCTCTATCTTGAGATTCTCAGACTCCTTGCGAAGCTGAGGGAAAGATAGGCGTATGCTTTCAAGCATCAGGGGGGTTCAGGTGCTTAAACCCGCCGGACTCCCCGAAGATATTCTGAGCCTTACAACAACGAGGCACACCGGATACAGCAAGGGGAGCTATTCCGGTTTTAACACAGCCTTCCATGTGGGTGATGAGCCGGAGGATGTCTATCGTAACCGTGTTCTTCTGCAGGATGCATGGGGGATACCCGAGGCTGTAACCCTTTCCCAGGTTCATGGCAGTACTATCCACGAGGTTACCGGCAGGAACAGACTGGATGTTATGTTCTCAAAGGGTGACGGCCTTATTACATCCGAACGGGACATCCCCCTCGGCATACTCACTGCGGATTGCTATAACCTGCACCTCATCGGCAGGGAGCATATCGCAAACCTTCACTGCGGGTGGAGGAGCGTTGCTGCAGGCATAGTGCAGAAGTGCATAAGTATGTTCGAGGAGCGGGGTGACAGGATCATCAACTCCGTCATAGGGCCGGGTATCTCTGCTGAGAATTACGAGGTTGGCGAAGAGGTGGCATCGGTTTTCCGTGAACAGGGGTTCACTTCCGCCATCATCGATACGGGTAGCGGACTTAATCTCTCCATAAGAAAGGTTATCGAGACAATCCTTAAGGATGCCAACGCATGGGGTGCTGTTCATGTGAACAAGTGCACCTATGTTGCGCCGTATCTCTATTCGTATAGAAGGGATAGAGCAGGAACAGGGAGGCTCCTTTCCGTTGTTATGAGGAGGAACATTGTTTGCTGAGAATGTAAAGTATGTTCGTGAAAGGATCGAGGAAGCCAGGGAAAGGGGGGGCAGAAGTGATGATGTTACCCTTCTTGCTGTGAGCAAAACCTTTCCTGAGAGTATGATAGAGGAAGCCTACACCGCAGGACACAGGGAATTCGGCGAAAACCGGATACAGGAAGCGGTGGCAAAGGCGGATTATTTCAGGGATTATGAAGGGCTTCGGCTCCATTTTATTGGGCATCTGCAAACCAATAAGGTAAGATATCTTAAGGACAATTTTGCTCTTATACATTCGCTGGACAGGCTGTCTCTGCTCAAGGAGATGCAGAAGCATTTCGCGAAAGAGGGGCGTGTTCAGGATGTTCTGGTGCAGGTGAATGTTGCAGAGGATCCTGACAAGTCGGGGGTATCCATCGACGGACTGATCGAGCTTCTCGATAAAACCGCAGCAGCTGAGAACCTCAACCTCTGCGGTCTTACGATGATGCCACCGCTTGTGGATGACCATGAAAAGAACAGGGTTCACTTCGCAAAGACAAGGGAACTCTATGATAAATATAAAGATAGCTACGGCCTCTCTATCCTTAGTATGGGTATGAGCGGTGATTATGAGATAGCAGTGGAGGAGGGCTCCACACTTGTGCGTGTGGGTACGGCTCTCTTCGGAAAACGTGACTACAGCAAGGTGAAATAATGATTGGACTTATAAGTATTCTGATAAAGATCGCAGTTGCGGTTGTACTTTTGTATTCTGTTATGACAAGGCAGGAGCTTCATTTTAACCCCCTCGGCAGGGCGGCCTCATCGGTTCTTGATCCGGTTTTTACGAAGTCGCTTAAGATGACCAAAAAGCAGTCGGACAGGCTTACTCCACTGATAATATTGGGTTTTACAATTCTACAGGGTTTTATATTCCTCGGTGTAACAGGGAGAAGCCTCACCTACACCATGGCGTATTCCTTTGATGATATGCTCAAATTTCTGCTTCTGTTTTACTTTATAGCACTCCTTGTGGGGAGCACTGTGAACCGTTTCGGCGTTTCAGCTTATTCTACATTCTTTTACAGGCTTGCGCTCCCCTGGGTTAAAACAGCCAGAACATTCTTTAAAACCCCCGGTAACCTTATCATAATACCCTCGATGCTTCTTCTTTTTGCCGCATTCCTCGTTCTGGACAGCCTCGTCCAGCTCAGTTTCTATTTCGCCCAGTCCGGCAATGTAATGATAGAGGAATCGGTGAGGGCGGCTGTGTCGGGAGGGCTTGTTTCCCTGGCGCAGATGCTGCAGATCTATGTATGGCTTATCATCTTCCGTGCTCTTATGTCCTGGGTAAGCCCTGATCCGGCTAACCCCGTTGTTCAGTTTATAGGCTCTGTTACAGATCCGATTATGGAGCCTTTCAGGAAGATCATACCCCCCCTCGGGATGATCGACATAAGCCCTATTATCCTCATAATGGTAATCTATTTTCTTCGTGAGATGCTGATGAGGCTGGCGCACCTGGTGTGACACTATGCGGAAGGTAGACTCCACAAGGTTTATATACATAGCAACGTTCCTGATGATCGGGACTATCCTGACAGGAACTGTGGGCTATGCCGTTGTGGAGGGTGCCAGTCCGCTTGATGCTCTTTATATGACGATAATAACCGTAACCACAGTCGGTTACGGTGAGGTAATTCCCCTCTCCAATGAAGGTAAGACCTTTACCATAGTCCTGATTCTGCTGGGTACAGGTACACTGGCCTATACAGCCACCCAGATTATGGACTATATCGTTGCCGGAGAGCTGGGGAAGATTTTTGTGAGGCGCAGAATGAGTATTGAGATTTCTAAGCTTAAGGATCATTATATTGTCTGCGGATACGGCAGAATGGGGAAAACCATCTGCGAATCGCTCTATAAATCAGGTGTGCCCTTCGTTATCATCGATATCGGCGAGGATCGTATAGAGGAGATGACAGAGAACAGATACCTCTATATCCACGGCGATGCCACCAAAGAGGATTCACTCATAGATGCAGGTATAACCGATGCCAAGGGGCTTATCACCGTGGTGGATTCGGATGTTAAGAACGTATATATTGTTCTAACAGCCAAGGGGCTTGCCAAGGAACTCTATGTGGTGGCCAAATCCTCCGATGAGGAGGCGTACTCAAAGCTCTTCTGGGCAGGAGCGGACAGGGTCGTCTCCCCTTACATAATCGGCGGTTTGAGCATCGCAAACAGCGTAACCAAGCCCCACGTCCATGAATTCATGGACTTGGCCCTCGGACACGGCAACTACGGGATTGAGGTTGAGGAGGTCGTGCTGAAAGAGAACTCGGATATGACTAACAAGAAATTATCCGAGTCCAAGATAAGAAACGTTGGTATAATTGTTATAGCAGTAAGAAGAGCTAACGGAGCGTTTATATATAATCCCGGATCGGATACTGTTCTCAAGGCGAAGGATACTCTGATCGCTCTGGGTAGAAAGGAGGACTTTGAAGCCCTTCAAAAAATGATTGGCTGAGGTGATTATGTGGTTATTTCGTTTTCTTTATTCATTATTTATCCTTGGGGTGTTCATAGCCCTGCGTGAGACTATGGGGATCGATATCTATCATTCGATAACCTATTCCATCGTAATTATTTTTTCTATATATTTTATCGAGAGTCTTTTTAACGATTTTAAGAGCTACAAGCTCATCGGAGCCGCTGTAGGCGGTGTTCTTTTCACCGGAATAGCTTATCTGATAACCCTCACCTTCGATACGGTGTTTGCCAACGAAGCGATCAAGCTGGGTTTCTATTTCTTTACGCTATACCTTGGTATAATCCTCGGACTCAAGAGCCACTGGATGTTTGAGGCTCTCACGCTTAAGATGCGCACAAAGCAGACTAAGATTGTCAAATATCCTGCCATGCCTAAGGTGCTTGATACTTCGACACTCATCGATGGCCGTATTGCGGATATCGTTGATGCCTCCTTCATGGAGGGTGGGCTTATAATCCCCACCTTTGTGTTGAAGGAACTGCAGAACATCGCTGATTCCCACGACCACCTGCGCAGACAGAAGGGGAGAAGGGGTCTTAACGTCCTTAAGAGGCTGCAGGAGCAGAGCATCGTTCCGGTGGAGATTACCGAGACCGACTTCACCGACATCGGCACTGTGGATGAAAAGCTCGTTGCTCTGGCGAAGAATCTGAAGGCGTGGATCATCACAACGGACTTCAACCTGCTTAAGGTGGCGGAGATCCAGAATATCCGTGTGCTCAATATGAATACCCTTGCCATGGCGATGCGCCAGAATATCCTTCCCGGTGAGGATTTTACCATAACCGTGGTGAAGGAGGGGAAGGAGCATGGCCAAGGTGTCGGCTATCTGGATGATGGAACAATGGTCGTTGTCGACCACGGCAGAAAGCTTATTGGCGATACCGTTCAGGTTGTTGTTACAAGCCTTCTGCAGACCGAATCGGGCAGGATCATATTCACCAAGGTGAAGAATTGAGCGTAACAGCGGTTATCCCCGCCGCCGGCGTGGGAAAGCGTTTTGGCGGCGAAACGAAGAAGCAGTTCCACCTTTTTAATGGCAAGCCGGCCCTGTGGTATACGCTCACTATGCTAAAGAGGTCATACAGCTTCGACAGGTTTATCATCGGCGGCAGTGAGGATGATTTCGAGACCATAGAGCAAAACGCCGCCGAAGCGGGTATAGACAACCTCTTGGTAGTAAAAGGGGGGGAAGAGCGTTCGGATACTGTTCTGAACTGCGTTATCGAGGCGGATAGCAAGTACGTGCTAGTGCACGACGCCGTTCGCCCCTTTGTGCCCCTGGAGGTTGTGAATAAAACCATAGAGCAGGCTATGCAGACGGGTGCTTGCATATGCGGAGTGCCGCTGAGGGATACCCTTAAGGTGCTTGGCAGGGACGGTATTCAGGGGACGGTGGATCGAAACCGTTTTATGTTGAGCCACACCCCCCAGGTCTTTGAGCAGGGTATGCTCATAGCCGCACTGATGGACGCAAAGCGGAGCAGAACACCCGTTACCGATGAGGCCCAGGCCGTTGAGATGGCGGGACGGAAGGTACAGTGGGTGGAGTCTGTCCCTGAGAACATAAAGATAACCTATTCCTCTGATGTAGATTATGTGAACTTTTTAGTGGAGAAGTATTTCAGCTAAGAATGAAAGTTATTCATGCACAAGGTACGCCGAAAGAGATGGCGGAGGATCTTTTCTCCTCCATCGAGCATAGAGAAACCTTAGATTATTTTGTGGACTTCCCCCGCCGTGTTCTGGGGGGTATTGTTGGCACAGGCGTTATAGGCCGTATCGGTGTCTTTACTCTCAGGAAGTTTTCAGGCCTTATCGGCAACCGGTTCAATAGCTTCGACAAGGAGCTCTGGAGGGAGTATGCCGATCTCCTTGGGATTTCCCCTTCGGATGCTGTACGAAGCCTCGCTTATCCCGACACGATGCTTTATATGGTGGGTAAAGGAACCTCCATGATGAAAAGCATACCCCAGGTATACCTGGGTTGCACCAGCTTCACAGCAAAGGAGAAAGGCTCCAGAAAAGGAACTCTGCTCCATGGACGCAACCTTGACTTCTTCGGCGGAAAATCGTGGACGAGGGACCACGCCATCATTGTCTCAAGGCCCAAAGAGAGATACGCAAGCATAACAATCACAGCAGATGGTCTGTATCTTCCGGGACTCACATCCATAAACGAGGCGGGGATAGCCGTTTCCCTCCATGTTCTTTTCAGCCGTGAGGTATCCCTTAAGGGTGAGCCTGTTCTAAGCCTTGTTTCGGAGGTTCTGGGCAAGGCTTCCTCCATAGAGGAGGCAGCGGAGGTTCTTAAGAGCAGAAAGACCTCCTGCGGATGGGGGATTATGCTATCCGATGCTAAGACCAGTGAAACGGCTCTGTTTGAGATGAATGGAAAAGGTAGTATTTTTAAGGATGTTACTGCGGACAGCTTCGGCTATGTGAACATGTGCCGGACGAATATGCGTGAGGATGAGTTTGTCCCAACCTACGCCTGGGTCCAGAACAACTACTACCGAAAGACAAGGCTTGAGGAGCTCCTCAAAAAATGCCGCCGTAAGCTTGATGCACCAAACTCCTTCACTATCATTGGCGATGATTACGATGCCGGCCAGAAGAGACGCTCCGTTGCGGGGAGCACCATATCAAACGCCTTCACCATATCATCCGCCGTATTCGATTACGGTTCGGACAGCTTATGCGTGGGTAATGGCACAACACCGGCCCCCCACGGAGAGATATACGAATACAGCCTTACAGACCTTTTCAGCGGCGGCACAGAGCCCGTCAAAATCCATAAGCCGAAGTTCGAACAGAGTGATGCATCCAAAAAGTATGTTGAGCTTGGGTATGAGTACACCGAGACGAGGGACTGCTCAAGGATCGCAGAGCGTATGCGGGATCTTGCGGATAATTACGGTGGTGAGTTCGCATTTCCGCTTTTCACATCGGTATGCCTCGCCACTATGGAGGAGTACGACAAAGCTCTGGATTATATTGACAAAGCTCTTGAGTTCAAGGTGGACAACTACCGTGAAGGTACTATGAAGCTCCTCAAGGGTATGTATCTCGACAGAAAGGGGGATAGATTCGCTGCTCTTAAGATATACGAGGATATTCTGGCGAACCATCGTTACCCATGCACAACCAGCCGTACTGTCCATTATCTAAAAACGAAGTGCCCGCAGAAGGATATAGATAAGATCGAACTGAACTGGTTCATCAGCTTCGTGGTTATGCTCTAGAACCTCTCCTCGAAGGTGAGCATCAGCCGGTCGAGGATGATCGCCAGGAGGGATACGCAGACACTCCCCTGTATCACAAAGGCGAAGTTGTCGCTGATTAATCCCGATACGATCGGTGCCCCGAGCCCGCCGGCGCCAATGGTGGCTCCTATGGCTGCCGTTCCCGTGTTTATTATTACCGATGTTCGAACACCCGCCATGATAACCCCCGCAGATATGGGAAGCTCCACCATGAAAAGCCTCTGCATACCGTTCATACCCATCCCCTTCGCCGCATCAAGGTGTGCGGGTTCTATGGCGTTTATCCCGGCAATAGTGTTGCGGACGATGGGAAAAAGGCCGTAGATGAACAGTGCGATAAGGGTCGGTTTCGCTCCGAAGCCCACAAAGGGAACGGCTACGGCCAGCACCGCAACTGGGGGGAATGTCTGACCGAGAGAAACGAGGGTGTTTACCATGGGGAGGTAATCTCTGCCGAAGGGTCTAGTCACGAATATTCCCGCCGATACGCCAGCAACAACGGAAAGGGCACTCGATATCCCGACGAGGTATATATGCTGCCACAACAGCTTGATAAGCGGTGTGCGGTTGTATATGATCGTCTCGCTCTCCTGCTCCACAGCACGAAAGAATCCCCTTAGAATCTCGGGAAACGAGGCGAATGCTATAAGTGCCGCTGCAAAAAGGGTTATGGCGATTATTCTGTTTCTATGCATCGAATATAACATCCCCCAGATGAAGCTCACCCACAACCCTGTCACCCTCCACAACGGGGAGGGTCTTTACGCCGTGCCACATCATCTTTGAGAGCGCCTCTTTAAGGTCGTCTTCGGGCGATACGGCAAACTCACTCTCTGGTGCGGATGTCATAAGCTCTTCGGCGGTGTAGCCGTTTTTCTCGTCTGGCATCCGCATCCAGCCGAGGAGCCTGTCCTCACTGTCTGTTACCCATAGGTATGTTCCTTCAGGGTATTTTTCCGCCAGCTCGCTCACACGATCCGACCGTTCGATATCTCTGGGTGCCTTGGAAAACTCAGAAACCTTCTTCCTTGTGAGACGCTTAAGGGCTCGATCCGTTCCGATGAACTCCTTAACGAAGCGGTTTGCCGGGTTGGTGAGTATATCCTCCGGAGTGTCGAACTGAACGAGATTTCCATCCTTCATGATCGCAACCTTTGTGGCAAGGCGAATAGCTTCGTCGATGTCGTGGGTGACGAAGACGATGGTCTTTTTCAGCTCCTCCTGTATCTTGGTGAGCCTGCGCTGGAGATGTTCCCTTGTTATGGGGTCGAGGGCTCCGAAGGGCTCGTCCATAAGGAGTATCTCGGGATCCGCGGCAAGGGCTCTTGCAACGCCCACCCTCTGCGCCTCCCCTCCGGAGAGCTGGGAGGGGTACTTATCAAGGTACTCGGAGGGCTCAAGCCCGACAAGGCCCATTAGATATTCCGCCCGTTCATCTATCTCGTTCTTCGCTGTTTTCAGCAGTTTGGGTACAACGGCTACGTTGTCACGCACAGACATGTGGGGGAACAGTCCCACACTCTGGATTACGTAGCCTATGTTACGGCGGAGGAGTACGGGGTTTTTATGGCGTATATCCTCGCCGTTCAGCTCGATGGTTCCGCCGCTGGGTTCAATTATACGGTTTATCATCCGCAGTGTGGTGGATTTTCCACATCCCGAGGGGCCTATGAGTACACAGAAATCCCCCTTCTCTATATTAAGGCTAAGGCTGTTCACAGCCCTTGTTTCCCCGAAGTCCTTGAACACCTCACTCAGTTTTATCAACTCTCAACCTCCCTGCGGCACTTCCTAGGAACTGCATAATCAGATCCGCCGCAACAGCAATGGCGATGGTGGGGATACAGCCTAGCAGGATAAGATCCACTGCGGACTGCCCAAGCCCCTGAAATATGAATATGCCGAGCCCCCCTGCGCCGATGAGTGCGGCAACTGCTGTGTTGCCGATACACTGCACAAGGGCCACCCTCGCCCCGTTTATCACCAAGGGGAGGGTCAGGGGCATCTCTATCTTTATGAGTATCTGTTTCTGGGTCATCCCCATACCTCTGGCCGCCTCACGTACACCGCTTTCCAGTGACACCAGCCCCGCATATACATTCCGCACAACGGGGAGCAGGGCGTAAAGCACCAGAGCTATGGAGGCGGGGGCCCACCCTATGCCGGATATGCCGAGTTTTCCCAGTTCGGGGAAACGGTTTCCGATAAACGCCATGGGAACGATGAGAAGTCCGAACATGGCGAGGCTGGGGATCGTTTGGATTATACTGAGCACATCGAATATCCGTTCGCCCGCTTTTTTGTACCGGAAGGCGGCTATACCGGCGGGGATTCCTATGATAACCGCTGTGAGCACGGAGCCCCCTGCGAGGTATATGTGGTTCACCACCTCGCTGTAGAAGCGGCTCTTTCGACCGGCAAACTCGATCATGAT encodes:
- a CDS encoding MFS transporter, whose amino-acid sequence is MNLKNRMYLFLFILTVANISVFQGWRTMFNNFAVEVASINGYQMGIIQSVREVPGFLALLVIFVIRLIPEHRIASLSVILSGLGVLLTGFLPSFYGLIITTLIMSFGFHYYETINQSLTLQYFNKAQAPLVFGRLKGIAAGTSILVGLAVMGLLKVFEYREIFLILGVPIVLIGFGTLFFDPTNKDMPIQHKKMIFRKRYWLFYLLTFLAGARRQIFVAFAVFLMVIKFEFSAFEITALFVLNNAVNYFANPLIGRAINRFGERKVLSVEYFSLIWIFCAYAFTDSKMVVAVMYILDHIFFNFHIAIRTFFHKIGDSRDIAPSMAVGFTINHIAAVVIPVLGGALWMLDYRIPFISAVVLSVASLVFTQFIDREITVNSTDE
- a CDS encoding HDOD domain-containing protein gives rise to the protein MGVFLTILALAAGAAVIFYLIPQKREESPQTNNATDDKPAEIQREQKLPADVSERIKNTPLRTWPEGHTPMDHNDVSPDVMANIDTLLGSTTISMNVSTKLIELLGDQMSSAESITKVASTDAVLSAKILAIANSSYFNIKNEVTSLHRAILLLGYNNVKNLVVRDLIGEIMPSKEEIGLGERLWVHTMAVNACAKYITENYISERSDDMTTAAMIHDLGRHYLHLLPQRGKWDHDAPVLINEENVYGINHAVLGYLVCQKWKVPESAAKGVLYHHHPLAAPPEKIPYPARQKAALTAVSDTLANLLGFGSEPENTYAVRTEYLQLLRLNTNIYKLVTPQLVPEIRKSVHVINSFIEHK
- a CDS encoding Bax inhibitor-1/YccA family protein; amino-acid sequence: MGRTSNPMLTEEAFKKAAAARGGAGAQQASGEGVSTPRSRTSEDKMSLQGTVNKCFILVAIVLIAGYFPWTTFSPENAAAVQGYVMIGLIGGLITALVTVFKQNIAHITAPLYAMFEGFLLGGVSAIFEAQYPGIVIQAAFLTVAVLVALLLAYSSGLIKATENFKLGIFAATGGIAILYLVNLVMGFFGGGMNFIHAATPMGIGFSVVVVIIAALNLVLDFDFIETGVEMGAPKHMEWYAAFGLLVTLVWLYLEILRLLAKLRER
- a CDS encoding polyphenol oxidase family protein, which produces MLKPAGLPEDILSLTTTRHTGYSKGSYSGFNTAFHVGDEPEDVYRNRVLLQDAWGIPEAVTLSQVHGSTIHEVTGRNRLDVMFSKGDGLITSERDIPLGILTADCYNLHLIGREHIANLHCGWRSVAAGIVQKCISMFEERGDRIINSVIGPGISAENYEVGEEVASVFREQGFTSAIIDTGSGLNLSIRKVIETILKDANAWGAVHVNKCTYVAPYLYSYRRDRAGTGRLLSVVMRRNIVC
- a CDS encoding YggS family pyridoxal phosphate-dependent enzyme, whose protein sequence is MFAENVKYVRERIEEARERGGRSDDVTLLAVSKTFPESMIEEAYTAGHREFGENRIQEAVAKADYFRDYEGLRLHFIGHLQTNKVRYLKDNFALIHSLDRLSLLKEMQKHFAKEGRVQDVLVQVNVAEDPDKSGVSIDGLIELLDKTAAAENLNLCGLTMMPPLVDDHEKNRVHFAKTRELYDKYKDSYGLSILSMGMSGDYEIAVEEGSTLVRVGTALFGKRDYSKVK
- a CDS encoding YggT family protein gives rise to the protein MIGLISILIKIAVAVVLLYSVMTRQELHFNPLGRAASSVLDPVFTKSLKMTKKQSDRLTPLIILGFTILQGFIFLGVTGRSLTYTMAYSFDDMLKFLLLFYFIALLVGSTVNRFGVSAYSTFFYRLALPWVKTARTFFKTPGNLIIIPSMLLLFAAFLVLDSLVQLSFYFAQSGNVMIEESVRAAVSGGLVSLAQMLQIYVWLIIFRALMSWVSPDPANPVVQFIGSVTDPIMEPFRKIIPPLGMIDISPIILIMVIYFLREMLMRLAHLV
- a CDS encoding potassium channel family protein, with translation MRKVDSTRFIYIATFLMIGTILTGTVGYAVVEGASPLDALYMTIITVTTVGYGEVIPLSNEGKTFTIVLILLGTGTLAYTATQIMDYIVAGELGKIFVRRRMSIEISKLKDHYIVCGYGRMGKTICESLYKSGVPFVIIDIGEDRIEEMTENRYLYIHGDATKEDSLIDAGITDAKGLITVVDSDVKNVYIVLTAKGLAKELYVVAKSSDEEAYSKLFWAGADRVVSPYIIGGLSIANSVTKPHVHEFMDLALGHGNYGIEVEEVVLKENSDMTNKKLSESKIRNVGIIVIAVRRANGAFIYNPGSDTVLKAKDTLIALGRKEDFEALQKMIG
- a CDS encoding PIN/TRAM domain-containing protein is translated as MWLFRFLYSLFILGVFIALRETMGIDIYHSITYSIVIIFSIYFIESLFNDFKSYKLIGAAVGGVLFTGIAYLITLTFDTVFANEAIKLGFYFFTLYLGIILGLKSHWMFEALTLKMRTKQTKIVKYPAMPKVLDTSTLIDGRIADIVDASFMEGGLIIPTFVLKELQNIADSHDHLRRQKGRRGLNVLKRLQEQSIVPVEITETDFTDIGTVDEKLVALAKNLKAWIITTDFNLLKVAEIQNIRVLNMNTLAMAMRQNILPGEDFTITVVKEGKEHGQGVGYLDDGTMVVVDHGRKLIGDTVQVVVTSLLQTESGRIIFTKVKN
- the ispD gene encoding 2-C-methyl-D-erythritol 4-phosphate cytidylyltransferase, with protein sequence MSVTAVIPAAGVGKRFGGETKKQFHLFNGKPALWYTLTMLKRSYSFDRFIIGGSEDDFETIEQNAAEAGIDNLLVVKGGEERSDTVLNCVIEADSKYVLVHDAVRPFVPLEVVNKTIEQAMQTGACICGVPLRDTLKVLGRDGIQGTVDRNRFMLSHTPQVFEQGMLIAALMDAKRSRTPVTDEAQAVEMAGRKVQWVESVPENIKITYSSDVDYVNFLVEKYFS